The following proteins are encoded in a genomic region of Candidatus Macondimonas diazotrophica:
- the tyrS gene encoding tyrosine--tRNA ligase, with protein MSADPTGWDLLIRGVDEILPEDGLRERLATGKPLRVKVGFDPTAPDLHLGHTVLLNKMRQFQELGHHVIFLIGDFTGRIGDPTGKNITRKPLTEEDVRRNAQTYADQVFCILDPERTEVAFNSTWMENMRAGDLIQLAAHHTVARMLERDDFSKRYASGQSIAIHEFLYPLIQGYDSIALRADIELGGTDQKFNLLMGRQLQQAYRQAPQVVMTLPLLEGTDGIQKMSKSLGNTIGIKDPPEEMFGKVMSISDDLMWRYYDLLSAVTTDEIRRRKEAVAHGANPRDIKVELALELVTRFHGAPCARQAHDAFVARFRQGILPEEMPEFHFELETDGLWLPSVMKAASLVASTSEATRLIRSGGVRVNGERIEEAGLRLMTPDILVVQVGKRRFARIILARPNG; from the coding sequence ATGAGTGCCGATCCGACGGGCTGGGATCTGCTGATACGCGGAGTCGACGAGATACTTCCCGAAGATGGGTTACGTGAACGTCTGGCGACCGGTAAACCCCTTCGGGTCAAGGTCGGCTTCGACCCCACTGCGCCGGATCTTCATCTGGGGCATACGGTTCTCCTCAATAAGATGCGGCAGTTTCAGGAGCTGGGCCACCACGTCATTTTTCTGATCGGTGACTTCACGGGCCGGATTGGCGATCCGACCGGCAAGAACATCACGCGCAAGCCATTGACGGAAGAGGACGTTCGGCGAAATGCACAGACCTATGCCGATCAGGTGTTCTGTATTCTGGATCCGGAGCGGACCGAAGTTGCCTTCAACTCCACGTGGATGGAGAACATGCGAGCCGGCGATCTGATTCAGCTTGCCGCTCATCACACCGTGGCCCGCATGCTCGAAAGAGATGACTTCAGCAAGCGCTATGCGAGCGGGCAGTCGATCGCGATTCACGAGTTTCTCTACCCCCTTATTCAGGGATATGACTCGATTGCGCTGCGTGCGGATATCGAGTTAGGTGGAACGGACCAGAAATTCAACCTGCTGATGGGGCGTCAGTTGCAGCAGGCCTACCGTCAAGCACCCCAGGTGGTGATGACCTTGCCGTTGCTCGAGGGGACCGATGGCATCCAGAAGATGTCCAAATCGCTTGGGAACACCATCGGGATCAAAGATCCCCCTGAAGAAATGTTCGGCAAGGTAATGTCCATCTCGGATGACTTGATGTGGCGCTACTACGATTTGCTCAGTGCGGTGACCACCGACGAAATTCGCCGCCGCAAGGAGGCGGTCGCTCATGGCGCGAACCCACGAGACATCAAGGTCGAGCTTGCCCTCGAACTGGTCACGCGATTTCATGGTGCCCCCTGCGCCCGTCAGGCGCACGATGCTTTCGTGGCACGTTTCCGCCAAGGCATCCTCCCTGAGGAGATGCCGGAATTTCATTTCGAACTGGAAACCGATGGACTTTGGTTGCCTTCGGTCATGAAGGCCGCTTCCTTGGTGGCCAGTACGTCCGAGGCGACACGGCTCATCCGAAGTGGTGGCGTAAGAGTCAACGGCGAGCGGATCGAGGAGGCCGGCCTCCGTTTGATGACACCTGACATCCTCGTGGTCCAGGTGGGCAAGCGCCGATTTGCCCGCATCATCCTCGCGCGGCCCAACGGATAA
- a CDS encoding peptidoglycan DD-metalloendopeptidase family protein gives MRQMIEPGVFESPASLTPEETTGILRLTEQTLAGILGNDWRNDSVQLLGEDRAFPFAAADDPFTDPNWISLTVNRGDSLSRIFERFELPREDLQAITQIGNYKRYLRNIQPGDEFRIKMGDGGRIAELVRDIDPLKTLHVTREGEQFQSELITHPVENRQVTAHGVIKSSLLQAGKDAGLTQQAILQLAEIFAYEIDFALDLRAGDHLTVVYEGGFRDGEQVLSGPILAAEFRNQGKVYRAIRHSAGDGSARYYSPDGTSLRKAFLRTPVDFTRISSGFSLGRRHPILNTIRAHKGVDYAAPSGTAIKAAGDGKIIFKGRKGGYGNVIEIAHGRHHTTLYAHMNGFAKGISVGSSVKAGQLIGYVGSTGLATGPHLHYELRVDGVHRDPLKVNTALADNLTGRELKAFKAQAASLLAMLESASVTRLAQGGTTSTNN, from the coding sequence ATGCGGCAAATGATCGAACCGGGCGTGTTCGAATCACCGGCGTCCCTGACCCCAGAAGAGACCACCGGCATCCTGCGTCTGACCGAACAAACCCTGGCGGGCATTCTCGGCAACGACTGGCGAAACGACTCCGTTCAGCTTTTGGGCGAGGATCGCGCATTCCCGTTCGCGGCTGCTGATGATCCTTTCACGGATCCGAACTGGATTTCCCTGACCGTCAATCGCGGCGACTCCCTGTCGCGCATCTTCGAACGCTTCGAGCTGCCGCGGGAGGATCTCCAGGCAATTACCCAGATCGGCAATTACAAGCGCTACCTCCGCAACATCCAGCCCGGCGACGAGTTTCGGATCAAGATGGGTGACGGAGGACGGATCGCAGAGCTCGTCCGTGACATCGACCCCCTCAAAACGCTCCATGTCACGCGAGAAGGCGAGCAGTTCCAGTCCGAGCTCATCACTCACCCGGTGGAGAATCGACAAGTCACTGCCCACGGTGTGATCAAAAGTTCCTTGCTTCAGGCCGGGAAAGATGCCGGCCTGACCCAACAGGCGATCCTGCAACTTGCTGAAATTTTTGCGTATGAAATCGATTTTGCCTTGGATCTGCGCGCGGGCGACCACCTGACCGTGGTGTATGAAGGGGGATTCCGCGACGGAGAACAAGTCCTCTCCGGACCGATCCTCGCCGCCGAATTCCGCAATCAAGGGAAAGTCTATCGGGCGATCCGTCACTCAGCCGGGGATGGAAGCGCGCGCTATTACTCCCCGGACGGAACCAGCCTACGCAAGGCTTTTCTCCGCACCCCCGTCGATTTCACCCGCATCAGCTCGGGATTCAGCCTCGGGCGGCGACATCCGATTCTCAACACCATCCGTGCGCACAAAGGGGTGGATTATGCAGCCCCCAGCGGCACGGCGATCAAAGCCGCGGGGGATGGAAAGATCATCTTCAAGGGGCGCAAGGGCGGTTATGGCAACGTCATCGAAATCGCGCATGGGCGGCACCACACAACACTGTATGCCCATATGAACGGCTTTGCGAAAGGCATTTCCGTTGGGTCGAGCGTGAAGGCCGGGCAACTCATCGGCTATGTCGGTTCAACCGGACTGGCCACGGGGCCACACTTGCACTATGAACTGCGGGTGGATGGGGTGCACCGTGATCCCCTCAAAGTGAACACTGCGCTTGCAGACAACCTCACAGGACGCGAACTGAAGGCCTTCAAGGCGCAGGCCGCATCGCTTCTGGCAATGCTGGAATCTGCGTCAGTCACACGCTTGGCACAAGGCGGCACGACGTCGACCAATAATTGA
- a CDS encoding anhydro-N-acetylmuramic acid kinase, producing the protein MARYIGLMSGTSADALDAALIHMVDGKPILEAALSHPLPSRLSRQIRAIARHPTGGSLDAALTVDLQLGACFARTALCLIRECGYAPSQIRAIGLHGQTLRHRTRHRHPYSLQMGNAQRVALETGIVTVADWRMRDVLLGGEGAPLAPLFHANQFGVDHEPRALLNLGGIANLTLIARDGAVTAGFDCGPANCLMDAWTLRHHGTPYDRNGDWARTGQVIPHMLAQLLDDPFFAIQPPKSTGLDYFNPAWLDQRLARQDIRPTPTDVQRTLCELTVEAACRAIEQQGEQKPQRLLVCGGGARNPFLLERLADRLAPIPVQSTAEYGWDPQWIEAAAFAWLAHRTLEGKAGNAPCVTGAKRPAVLGGIFPPG; encoded by the coding sequence ATGGCGCGCTACATCGGCCTGATGTCCGGAACCAGCGCCGATGCCCTTGATGCGGCGCTGATCCATATGGTGGACGGCAAACCGATATTGGAAGCGGCCCTGTCTCACCCGCTGCCGAGCCGGCTGAGCCGACAGATCCGTGCCATTGCCCGCCATCCAACGGGCGGGAGTCTTGATGCGGCGCTTACCGTCGACCTGCAACTCGGCGCTTGCTTTGCGCGCACGGCGTTGTGCTTGATCCGCGAATGCGGATATGCGCCCTCACAGATCCGTGCCATTGGCCTGCATGGTCAGACCTTGCGCCATCGCACTCGACATCGCCATCCCTATTCGCTGCAGATGGGCAATGCCCAGCGAGTGGCGCTCGAGACGGGTATTGTCACCGTGGCGGACTGGCGCATGCGTGATGTGCTGCTAGGCGGCGAAGGCGCGCCTCTCGCGCCCTTATTCCACGCCAACCAATTCGGCGTCGATCACGAACCCAGGGCGCTACTGAACTTGGGTGGAATTGCCAATCTCACGCTCATCGCTCGAGATGGCGCGGTGACCGCCGGCTTTGACTGCGGTCCCGCAAACTGCCTGATGGATGCGTGGACGCTGCGGCATCACGGGACCCCCTATGATCGGAACGGCGACTGGGCACGGACCGGGCAGGTCATTCCGCACATGCTGGCCCAGCTGTTGGACGATCCATTCTTTGCGATCCAGCCACCCAAGAGCACGGGCCTGGACTATTTCAACCCGGCGTGGCTGGACCAGAGGCTGGCCAGGCAGGATATCCGGCCAACACCGACCGATGTCCAGCGCACCTTGTGCGAACTCACGGTGGAAGCCGCCTGTCGGGCGATCGAACAGCAAGGGGAACAGAAGCCACAACGCCTGCTGGTCTGTGGCGGCGGGGCACGGAACCCGTTCTTGCTGGAGCGCCTGGCTGATCGCCTGGCCCCCATTCCCGTGCAGTCGACCGCAGAATATGGATGGGATCCCCAGTGGATCGAGGCGGCGGCCTTCGCCTGGCTTGCTCACCGCACCCTGGAGGGAAAGGCGGGTAACGCGCCATGCGTTACCGGCGCGAAACGCCCAGCGGTACTCGGCGGCATTTTCCCGCCGGGTTAG
- the erpA gene encoding iron-sulfur cluster insertion protein ErpA produces MSNLGEAGMTHDQPVPLLFTDAAASKVRQLLEEENNPALKLRVFVSGGGCSGFQYGFTFDDHEIEGDTRVTNSGVVLLVDATSIHYLQGAEIDYAEGLEGERFVIRNPNATTTCGCGSSFSV; encoded by the coding sequence ATGAGTAATCTCGGAGAGGCCGGAATGACGCACGATCAGCCAGTGCCGCTGCTGTTTACCGACGCGGCGGCAAGCAAGGTTCGCCAGTTGTTGGAAGAAGAAAACAATCCAGCGCTCAAACTGCGCGTGTTCGTATCAGGTGGGGGCTGCTCGGGATTCCAGTACGGTTTTACCTTCGATGACCATGAAATCGAAGGCGATACCCGTGTGACCAATTCCGGGGTTGTGCTCTTGGTCGATGCCACCAGCATCCACTATTTGCAGGGGGCCGAAATTGACTATGCTGAAGGGTTGGAAGGCGAGCGATTCGTGATTCGCAATCCGAATGCCACCACCACATGTGGCTGTGGTTCGTCCTTTTCCGTCTGA
- the ychF gene encoding redox-regulated ATPase YchF, with product MGIQCGIVGLPNVGKSTLFNALTRAAIAAENYPFCTIDPNVGVVPVPDPRLAALSAIVRPERIVPTHVEFVDIAGLVAGAAQGEGLGNQFLAHIRETDAIAHVVRCFDDNNVIHVAGRVDPLADVEVIETELALADLATVDKAIARLERKAKSGDAAAKADVALLQEVAQILDRGEPARTRVVDEHARALLVRELHLITAKPLMYVANVDESGGGEHLAALQRRAAVEGAQVVPICAAIEAEIAQLDEADRDVFLADLGMAEPGLDRVIRAAYQLLRLQTFFTAGVKEVRAWTVSVGATAPQGAGVIHTDFERGFIRAEVIAYEAFIACKGEAGAKEAGKWRLEGKDYILQEGDVIHFRFNV from the coding sequence ATGGGAATCCAGTGCGGTATCGTGGGGCTGCCGAATGTCGGCAAGTCGACGCTGTTCAATGCGCTGACCCGCGCAGCGATCGCGGCGGAAAATTACCCTTTTTGTACAATCGACCCGAATGTCGGGGTGGTGCCGGTCCCGGATCCGCGACTGGCTGCCTTGTCGGCCATCGTACGTCCCGAGCGTATCGTGCCGACGCATGTCGAGTTCGTCGACATCGCCGGTTTGGTGGCCGGCGCAGCCCAAGGCGAAGGACTGGGGAATCAGTTCCTGGCCCATATCCGCGAAACCGACGCCATTGCGCACGTGGTCCGGTGCTTTGATGACAACAATGTCATCCATGTGGCCGGTCGTGTCGATCCGCTGGCTGATGTCGAGGTCATCGAGACCGAGCTTGCCTTGGCCGATCTTGCCACGGTCGACAAGGCGATCGCGCGCCTGGAACGAAAAGCCAAGAGCGGTGATGCGGCGGCGAAAGCCGATGTGGCGCTATTGCAGGAGGTGGCGCAGATTCTTGATCGCGGTGAGCCGGCGCGAACCCGGGTTGTCGATGAGCATGCCCGCGCGCTGCTGGTGCGCGAGCTGCACCTGATTACGGCCAAGCCGTTGATGTACGTGGCCAACGTCGATGAGTCCGGGGGTGGCGAGCATCTGGCAGCGCTGCAGCGCCGGGCAGCCGTTGAGGGTGCGCAGGTGGTGCCGATCTGTGCCGCGATCGAAGCTGAGATCGCCCAGCTCGATGAGGCGGATCGCGATGTCTTTTTGGCCGATCTGGGGATGGCGGAGCCGGGTCTGGATCGGGTGATCCGTGCGGCCTATCAGTTGCTCCGATTGCAAACTTTTTTCACCGCAGGGGTCAAAGAGGTACGGGCTTGGACCGTGTCTGTGGGGGCAACTGCCCCGCAGGGTGCCGGAGTGATTCATACCGATTTTGAGCGGGGCTTCATCCGCGCTGAGGTGATCGCCTATGAGGCGTTCATCGCATGCAAGGGTGAGGCGGGGGCCAAGGAAGCGGGCAAGTGGCGCCTGGAAGGCAAGGATTACATCCTCCAGGAAGGCGATGTCATCCATTTCCGCTTTAATGTGTAG
- the pth gene encoding aminoacyl-tRNA hydrolase: MNSMPPLQAVIGLGNPGDEYAETRHNAGFWCVDALARHAGLGFRTDPRLHGETCRLAMGASSVWLFKPQTYMNHSGRAVGALASYYRIAPEAILVVHDDLDLPPGTVRLKQGGGHGGHNGLRDIIGQLGGDFLRLRIGIGHPGHRDQVVGYVLHRPSREERTQIDDAISRAQAVFPDILAGRLSSAMQTLNTPEPSADGR, from the coding sequence ATGAACTCCATGCCACCCCTGCAGGCCGTGATCGGACTGGGCAACCCGGGCGATGAGTACGCCGAAACCCGGCACAATGCCGGGTTTTGGTGTGTGGACGCTTTGGCTCGCCATGCCGGGCTTGGTTTCCGGACGGATCCGCGTCTGCATGGGGAAACCTGCCGCTTGGCGATGGGCGCGTCCTCGGTCTGGTTATTCAAGCCCCAGACTTACATGAATCACTCCGGCCGGGCGGTTGGGGCCTTGGCGTCCTACTACCGTATCGCGCCCGAAGCAATCCTCGTTGTGCATGACGATCTTGATCTGCCGCCGGGAACCGTGCGTCTGAAACAAGGCGGCGGTCACGGGGGGCACAACGGGTTGCGCGATATCATCGGGCAGCTGGGTGGGGATTTTCTCCGTTTGCGGATTGGGATCGGGCATCCTGGGCACCGCGACCAGGTTGTCGGCTATGTGCTGCACCGGCCTTCGCGTGAAGAACGGACGCAGATCGACGATGCCATATCGCGGGCGCAGGCGGTTTTTCCGGATATCTTGGCGGGGCGGCTGAGTTCGGCGATGCAGACGCTGAACACGCCTGAGCCTTCGGCCGACGGCAGATAA
- a CDS encoding 50S ribosomal protein L25/general stress protein Ctc encodes MSVETFKVTAASRADAGKGASRRLRRQGDVPGIVYGGDKPPMAITLSNNEMVKHLQHEAFYSHVLELELDGKTESVILKALQRHVYRAGIILHVDFQRVVAGQELHVHVPLHFVGDERSIGAKRGGIVSHLLNEVEVICLPKDLPEFIEVDVSGLDIGEGLHLSDLKLPTGVRLASLSHGESGDLAVVTIVPPKVEPAEASEAPEEG; translated from the coding sequence ATGAGTGTCGAAACGTTCAAGGTTACGGCTGCAAGCCGCGCCGATGCGGGGAAAGGTGCGAGCCGCCGCCTGCGTCGTCAGGGTGATGTGCCGGGCATCGTCTATGGTGGGGATAAGCCACCCATGGCGATCACGCTCAGCAACAATGAGATGGTCAAGCATCTGCAGCACGAAGCGTTCTATTCGCATGTGCTCGAGCTTGAACTCGACGGCAAGACGGAAAGTGTGATTCTCAAGGCGCTGCAGCGCCATGTCTATCGCGCCGGAATCATCTTGCACGTCGATTTTCAGCGTGTGGTGGCCGGTCAGGAACTGCACGTCCATGTGCCGCTGCACTTCGTCGGCGACGAGCGCTCAATCGGCGCCAAGCGTGGCGGAATCGTCTCGCACTTGCTGAACGAAGTGGAAGTGATCTGTCTGCCGAAGGATCTGCCCGAGTTCATCGAGGTGGACGTGAGCGGGCTCGATATCGGCGAAGGCCTGCATCTGTCCGACCTCAAGTTGCCGACGGGTGTTCGCCTGGCATCGCTGAGCCATGGCGAGTCCGGCGATTTGGCGGTGGTTACCATCGTGCCGCCGAAGGTCGAGCCGGCCGAAGCGTCTGAAGCACCTGAAGAAGGCTGA
- a CDS encoding ribose-phosphate pyrophosphokinase produces MTFEGQSPGLDGARFMVFSGTANRVLAQAIANHLMVPLGKASVGRFSDGEITVEIQDNVRGRDIFLIQTTSVPTNDHLMEMLIMTDALRRASARKVIAVVPYFGYARQDRRVRSARVPITAKLVANMMVTAGVHHLLTVDLHADQIQGFFDIPVDNVYASPILLGDIWQRRKDRSLIVVSPDVGGVVRARAIAKRLDDTDLAIIDKRRARANESQVMHIIGNVQDKFCILVDDIVDTAGTLCQAAAALKQHGAAQVAAYATHAVLSGPAIERIESSVLDELVVTDTIPLAGPAANCPKIRQVSVAQVLAETIRRIASDESVSSLYID; encoded by the coding sequence ATGACGTTTGAAGGGCAGTCTCCTGGCTTGGATGGCGCCAGGTTCATGGTTTTTTCGGGCACCGCAAACCGCGTGCTGGCCCAAGCCATCGCCAACCATCTCATGGTTCCGCTCGGCAAGGCCTCTGTCGGCCGCTTTAGCGATGGCGAAATCACGGTCGAGATTCAGGACAATGTTCGCGGCCGCGATATCTTCCTGATCCAGACCACCAGCGTTCCGACCAACGATCACCTGATGGAAATGCTCATCATGACCGATGCGCTCCGGCGCGCGTCGGCCCGCAAGGTGATCGCGGTGGTTCCTTATTTCGGCTATGCGCGACAGGATCGGCGGGTGCGTTCGGCCCGGGTGCCGATTACCGCCAAACTGGTTGCCAACATGATGGTGACGGCAGGGGTTCACCACCTGCTGACGGTCGATCTGCATGCCGACCAGATCCAGGGCTTCTTCGATATTCCCGTCGATAACGTGTATGCCTCGCCCATTCTGCTGGGCGACATCTGGCAGCGCCGCAAGGATCGCAGCCTGATCGTCGTCTCGCCAGATGTGGGGGGTGTGGTGCGGGCACGAGCGATCGCCAAGCGGCTCGATGATACCGATCTGGCCATCATCGACAAGCGCCGCGCGCGCGCCAACGAATCCCAAGTCATGCATATCATTGGGAATGTGCAGGATAAGTTCTGTATTCTCGTCGATGACATCGTCGATACGGCCGGTACCCTGTGTCAGGCCGCTGCAGCGCTGAAGCAGCATGGCGCAGCCCAAGTCGCGGCGTATGCCACCCATGCCGTCTTGTCAGGTCCGGCCATCGAGCGGATCGAATCATCCGTCTTGGACGAACTTGTCGTAACCGACACTATTCCGCTTGCCGGTCCTGCCGCGAATTGCCCCAAGATTCGGCAAGTAAGCGTGGCGCAGGTGCTCGCCGAGACCATTCGGCGAATCGCCAGCGATGAATCGGTCAGTTCGCTTTATATCGATTGA
- the ispE gene encoding 4-(cytidine 5'-diphospho)-2-C-methyl-D-erythritol kinase, with the protein MSWTCWPAPAKLNLFLHVLGRRADGYHELQTLFQFVEFGDEVLIEPTLAGDIRLLEGAPGVPSGQDLVERAARSLKAEAGVTAGARLSVRKRIPMGSGLGGGSSDAATVLVVLNRLWGAGLTLDELADLGLALGADVPVFVRGQAAWAEGVGERLMPVSVPEPYYLIAWPEVSVSTAHVFEDAELTRNSPPITMSDFLAGGGRNDCEPVVRRLYPEVARMMDWLERHAPARLTGTGGAAFAIFEHPAHAHALLRQLPPGCSGVVASGCNHSALHRVLSACGPAGSGAGFEGNIGA; encoded by the coding sequence ATGAGCTGGACGTGCTGGCCCGCCCCCGCGAAGCTGAATCTCTTTCTCCATGTGCTAGGGCGTCGTGCCGACGGCTATCATGAGCTCCAGACCCTGTTCCAGTTCGTCGAGTTTGGCGACGAGGTTTTGATCGAGCCCACGTTGGCCGGCGACATTCGGTTGCTGGAAGGCGCCCCCGGGGTCCCGTCGGGGCAGGATCTGGTGGAGCGGGCAGCGCGATCCCTGAAGGCCGAAGCGGGTGTCACCGCAGGTGCTCGGTTGAGCGTTCGCAAGCGCATCCCGATGGGGAGCGGCTTGGGGGGCGGCAGTTCCGATGCCGCGACGGTATTGGTGGTCCTCAATCGCCTGTGGGGGGCTGGCCTGACGCTTGATGAACTGGCGGATCTGGGTCTGGCTCTCGGGGCGGATGTGCCGGTTTTCGTGCGCGGCCAGGCCGCGTGGGCGGAGGGCGTCGGCGAGCGGCTGATGCCCGTGAGCGTGCCCGAGCCATACTATCTGATCGCCTGGCCAGAGGTGTCGGTGTCCACCGCTCACGTTTTTGAAGATGCTGAATTGACAAGAAACTCACCGCCAATCACAATGTCCGACTTCCTTGCAGGGGGAGGGCGCAACGACTGCGAGCCGGTGGTTCGTCGCCTCTATCCCGAGGTGGCCCGGATGATGGATTGGCTGGAGCGTCATGCGCCGGCCCGACTCACCGGAACGGGTGGTGCGGCGTTTGCGATCTTTGAACATCCCGCGCACGCCCACGCGCTACTGCGGCAGCTGCCGCCGGGTTGCTCCGGCGTTGTCGCGTCGGGATGCAATCACTCCGCCCTGCATCGAGTTTTGTCGGCGTGCGGTCCTGCCGGATCCGGCGCCGGGTTTGAGGGGAATATTGGGGCGTAG
- the lolB gene encoding lipoprotein insertase outer membrane protein LolB: MNRAARAARWGWVVLMLLLAACAPMRPQRPVGAALPGEAAQALRCVDRWSLRGRAAFRIPGSSGSFRLNWQQQGDRYRLALEGPLGAGAMRIEGDAAEVVVESKGERRVYAAAPELVLAQILGYELPLQSLRYWVLGLSDPHVGPATWGFVGAETGEPVLRQAGWTVRYEEWTPSLSPVFLPARLILEREDIFLRVLIEHWDLDPTQLCPVGRS; encoded by the coding sequence ATGAATCGAGCCGCCCGGGCTGCACGATGGGGCTGGGTCGTGCTCATGCTGCTTCTGGCCGCATGTGCCCCGATGCGTCCGCAACGGCCTGTTGGCGCGGCGTTGCCCGGCGAGGCTGCACAGGCCTTGCGATGCGTTGACCGTTGGTCGCTGCGAGGACGGGCAGCGTTCCGCATCCCCGGATCCTCGGGCAGTTTCCGATTGAACTGGCAGCAACAGGGTGATCGCTACCGTCTGGCGCTCGAAGGGCCGCTGGGTGCCGGCGCAATGCGGATCGAAGGTGACGCAGCCGAGGTGGTGGTCGAATCCAAGGGAGAGCGTCGCGTCTACGCTGCTGCTCCCGAGCTTGTGTTGGCGCAGATCTTGGGGTACGAGTTGCCTCTCCAATCGCTCCGCTACTGGGTGCTCGGGCTGTCCGATCCGCATGTGGGACCCGCGACGTGGGGATTCGTCGGTGCCGAAACCGGTGAACCCGTTTTACGTCAGGCGGGCTGGACCGTGCGCTACGAGGAGTGGACGCCCTCGCTCAGCCCGGTGTTCTTGCCGGCCCGGCTGATCCTGGAGCGCGAAGACATTTTCTTGCGCGTGTTGATCGAGCATTGGGACCTGGATCCGACGCAACTGTGCCCCGTGGGACGCTCATGA
- a CDS encoding tetratricopeptide repeat protein has translation MKVPPSAAPTISPHPRTPELAEQSPTYWALVGEQALRRNDPAQAAQAYARAATLSDDIALIERAAQAALASGELALAAQLAERWRELDPAALQPLQIQFATALNANDLPAAGAALAELIAVHPDGEADALMDLPAVLAGEIRDRPDRLALLRPLAERYSGWAEFHYAHARLALLARNLTEAQAAVARARAQAPDWYRAKALAAQIAIETGHVEMGLAQLHAVVRKHGEDQGLRLDQARILLQLGRTEEAVRAFEALLKVNPDQPEALYALGLLKMEEGQTDAVFDYLTRLAATGDRQMDAYYYLGILERRRGRLQNALQWFSQVSGGDHVIQSQLLIAETLGDLGRVEAGRAHLAQLRARNAVLAPALYQGEGEWLFRAGYSDQSVSVFSEALSRFPDNRDFRYWRSLAAEQAGNLEMAESDLRMLLKSDPDDGIVLNALGYFLAVHTERLHEAEELIRRALSDDPSNPAILDSLGWVYFRQGDLDAAERYLVEAYERLSDPEVAAHLGELRWRQGRRGEARDIWHKARLAFPDHPVLRKTLRRYGEE, from the coding sequence ATGAAGGTGCCGCCGTCCGCCGCGCCGACGATCAGTCCCCATCCCCGCACGCCTGAGCTGGCGGAACAGAGTCCGACTTACTGGGCGTTGGTCGGCGAGCAGGCCTTGCGTCGCAACGATCCGGCCCAGGCCGCTCAGGCCTACGCGCGCGCCGCTACCCTTTCCGATGATATCGCCTTGATCGAGCGTGCCGCACAAGCGGCACTGGCTTCGGGCGAGCTCGCGCTGGCCGCGCAGCTGGCCGAACGGTGGCGTGAGCTGGACCCGGCTGCCCTGCAGCCACTCCAGATTCAGTTTGCAACCGCCCTGAATGCGAATGACCTGCCCGCCGCCGGCGCCGCGCTGGCGGAACTGATTGCGGTGCATCCCGACGGGGAGGCTGATGCCTTGATGGATCTTCCGGCCGTTCTGGCTGGAGAGATTCGTGATCGACCCGATCGTCTGGCGCTCCTGCGCCCCCTCGCCGAACGGTATTCCGGATGGGCCGAGTTTCATTACGCCCATGCGCGTCTGGCGTTGTTGGCCCGAAATCTGACCGAGGCGCAGGCGGCTGTTGCGCGGGCTCGCGCGCAGGCGCCTGATTGGTATCGGGCGAAGGCGCTGGCGGCTCAGATCGCGATCGAAACCGGCCATGTGGAAATGGGGCTGGCACAGTTGCACGCCGTGGTGCGCAAGCATGGCGAAGACCAGGGTTTGCGTCTCGATCAGGCGCGCATCCTGCTTCAGTTGGGGCGAACCGAGGAAGCCGTACGGGCGTTCGAGGCCTTGTTGAAGGTCAACCCGGATCAACCTGAGGCGCTGTATGCCTTGGGGTTGCTGAAGATGGAGGAAGGTCAGACTGACGCGGTATTCGATTACCTGACTCGCCTGGCTGCGACGGGTGATCGGCAGATGGATGCCTACTATTACCTCGGGATTCTGGAACGGCGGCGCGGGCGGCTTCAAAATGCCCTGCAGTGGTTTTCCCAGGTCAGCGGTGGCGATCACGTCATTCAGTCGCAGTTGTTGATTGCCGAGACCCTGGGAGACCTGGGTCGAGTGGAAGCGGGTCGGGCGCATCTGGCGCAGCTGCGCGCACGCAACGCAGTGTTGGCGCCCGCGCTATATCAAGGCGAAGGTGAATGGTTGTTCCGGGCCGGGTATTCCGATCAATCGGTCAGCGTGTTCAGCGAGGCCTTGTCGCGATTCCCCGATAACCGCGATTTCCGCTATTGGCGCTCACTGGCCGCCGAGCAGGCTGGAAATCTCGAGATGGCCGAGTCCGATTTGCGGATGTTGCTGAAGTCGGATCCCGACGACGGCATCGTGCTCAATGCATTGGGCTACTTCCTCGCCGTTCACACCGAGCGGTTGCATGAAGCGGAAGAGCTGATCCGGCGCGCGTTGTCCGATGACCCGAGTAATCCTGCCATATTGGACAGTCTGGGCTGGGTGTATTTCCGGCAGGGGGATCTGGATGCGGCGGAGCGCTATCTGGTCGAGGCTTACGAGCGCCTCAGCGATCCGGAAGTCGCGGCGCATCTAGGGGAGTTGCGGTGGCGTCAAGGGCGCCGCGGCGAGGCGCGGGATATCTGGCACAAGGCGCGGCTTGCCTTCCCCGATCATCCCGTGTTGCGCAAGACCTTGCGCCGCTATGGTGAGGAATGA